The segment TACTGGGTCTTCTGGGTGAAGGAGTCCCACAGGGCGCTCAGCTGGGCCTGCAGGTCCTGAGCACTGCTGTCCAGCTGGGCCTTCAGCCCCTCTCCGTACGGAACCAGGCTCTGCTGGATCTCCTGGGTCTTCTGGGCCACCTGGGTCTCAAAGCTCTGAGCCAAGGGGATGACGCTCCTCTGGAACTCCTCCAGGCTCTGCTCCATCTTCTGCCTCGCCTCGTCGGTGTAGGGCACCATCTGGGCCTGCAGCTGGGCCACGCTGCTCTCCAGCTGGCCCTTCAGCTCCTGGCTCTTCTGCAGCAGGACGGCCTTCAGGGCCTCGGGGTCCACGGCCTCGGCGTAGGGGGCCGcctccttcttcagctcctccacCTGGTTCTGGAGCTTGGCCACCAGCTGCTCGCCGTAGGGCCTGATGTTGGCGTCCAGAGCCGCCAGGTCGGTGTCCAGACGGGCCTTCAGCTGCTCGGCCTCCTGGGAGAAGCGGGCGATGAAGTCCTGGGTGAGCGGAGCGGCCTGGGTGCGCAGCGACGCGACGTACTGGTTCACGGTGTTGGCGCTCTGGGAGATCTTCGCACTGATGGAGACAAAAGCGACACATTACCCTCAGGTTCCTCCCTACGGGGGTCTGATCCTGAttcagtggcggttctagaccaaatttaccaagggggggggggccaaggtggggccagtgtttttttcacaggggcacagaacaaaaaatgaaacaataaaatggcaatatttaactgcgtaataatattaagtgagccacttgtggttttggaactgcaggtttcagacccctgatcaagcagttgaaaacttaatacggctaaagctaaacgtgaaacatcttaatttttaaacccttcttagagtaaaactgtataggtaaaaaaattaaatcagttatggtttctttgccgtTGCagataattatgagaagtgtagtacaggggccaggaccatttctacaggggcatgggcccctgttggcccctgtctagaaccgcccctgtccTGATTCTTTGGGTTTCTGGACCCAGATCCCGTCTTACTTGACTTCCTGGCCGAGCTCGGACTCTCGGATCTGCCTGAGGGAGTCCTCGGCGGTCTGCGTGGCCTTGGCCACGTAGTCCCAGAACGCCGCCTTCACCACCTCCAGGTTGGTCTTGGGAGGCTCCTGCCACAGGATGTTGGCGTTGCAGGCTGCGGAGGAAACATCACGTCAGACTCCCTGCTGTTTGCTCGGTTTGAATCGTCTGATTAGAGATTTGCTCACCGGAgaaaagaaccagaaccacgaGGATCTTCATGTTTGGTGTCTGTGCTGCAGGGAGAGAGACGATCAGCTCCTAATTAACTCCGATCGTTGTTTAAAAGGCAGAGCAGCAGAAAATCAGAAGCTTGGTTTTACCTTTCAGAGGCAGCCGGCTTCTGCTTGGGTGTCGGGTCGGTGTGTTCTGCACCGGGGGCCGGGCCCCGGGTTTTATAGGCCCTGTC is part of the Fundulus heteroclitus isolate FHET01 chromosome 13, MU-UCD_Fhet_4.1, whole genome shotgun sequence genome and harbors:
- the apoa4a gene encoding apolipoprotein A-I, whose product is MWNDSGDRNVSNSAAAAGLYPQTGPIKPGARPPVQNTPTRHPSRSRLPLKAQTPNMKILVVLVLFSACNANILWQEPPKTNLEVVKAAFWDYVAKATQTAEDSLRQIRESELGQEVNAKISQSANTVNQYVASLRTQAAPLTQDFIARFSQEAEQLKARLDTDLAALDANIRPYGEQLVAKLQNQVEELKKEAAPYAEAVDPEALKAVLLQKSQELKGQLESSVAQLQAQMVPYTDEARQKMEQSLEEFQRSVIPLAQSFETQVAQKTQEIQQSLVPYGEGLKAQLDSSAQDLQAQLSALWDSFTQKTQ